From Synergistes jonesii:
CTCATTTTTCTGTCTTAATTTGCCGCTTTAATTTAATAATATTACTTTACACCAGAGTAAGAAAATTTAGTTTTTATATCTGACCAGAAAAATTAACAAATATCACCATACACAGCCGTGTATTTTTGACGCCAGACGAAAGCAGAATATACCGTCTGCATGGCTGCCGCTGCCTCGTCTGAGCGCATTTGCCCACGGCAGGCAGGCATATGAACGTATTTTAACTGTTTACGAATATGGTCAATTATGGTTGAAAAAACCTTGTTTGTCATAAAGAGGCTTGCGTGTTTGGCAAGAGACTCCGTCATGATTATTAACAAATAATGTAGGTTTTCAATAGATGCGTTACAGAGGCCAAGGTCAGATGCAAAGGCTTCCTGAGGATGAGGTTAAGGGAATTTGAACAAATAATTGCGGACATGCCTGCCTGCCGTTAATGTTTAGCCACTACGAAAAACTATAAGGAGGCTGGTGTCCACATTAAATAGGATAGCACAAGATGTCCGTTTCAGAAAAGCTGTAATCAAGTACGTTAAATCTTATGGCGTTAAAAAGGCTGCCATTAAGTATAAGACCAGCAGGACTTTTGTCTACCGGTGGCTGAATAGGTATGACGGGACCGACTCTTCTCTTATGAATCTTTCTAAGCGTCCCCGCCATCACCCTGATGAACATTCTGAGGCAGAACTTAAGCTGATCTTCAATATGAGAAGGCGGAATGAGCACTGCGGGCTCGTCGTCCTGTGGGTCAAACTGCGAAAAAGGGGTATAGAAGAGATATCTCATCTTTGTACAGGGTGCTTGTACAGTATAGGCTTAAACGCCGAAAACTGCCAAATCCAAAGTATGTCCGAGTGGTGTAGAATGGAAGCACTGCAACGGAGGTTTACATTATGGTCAGAAAGAAGCGCACACCTGAAGAAGAAGCACGCCGCGAGGCAATCCGAGCCGAGAATTGCTGAAGACCGCGGATGTCAGCAGCATGGACGACATTCAGAATCTCTTCAAGGAAACGATCGCGGCGTTCATGGAAAACAGGCTCGACGCTGAACTTGAGGACGAACTCGGCTACGGCAGGTACGACAGCAAAAACAAGAGCACGGACAACAGCCGCAACGGACACGGCAGCAAGACCCTGCATACGCGCTTCGGCGACGTCGGCATATCAGTGCCGCTAAATCGTAACAGCGAGTTCGATCCTCAGATACCCAAGAAGAACCAGACGAGCATCAGATAAAGACATCAAGGGAAAGATACTCTCAATGTACGCCAAAGGTATGACCACCTCGGACATCGTAGCCCATATCCGCGACATATACGGCATAGATATTTCCGACACTACGGTAAGCCGCATCACCGACAGGATCTTCCGGCAGCCAAAGAATGGCAGTAGCGTCCGCTTGAAGCCGTCTACGCGGTAGTATTTCTCGACGCGATCCACTATCACGTCAGAAGCGAAGGATAGGTAGTAAAAAAGGTAGTATACATCGCCATAGGCATCGCTCTTGACAGACATAAAGACGTTCTGGGCATGTGGGTAGGAGAGAACGAAAGCGCCAAGTTCTGGGCGTCAGTTCTGAACGGCATGAAGAACCGCGGAGTCGAAGACACCTTCATTGCCTACACTGACAATCTTGCCGGGTTCTCATCCGCGATAGAGGCGGTATTTCCCCGGGCTGAGATACAGAACTGCATCATCCACCAACTCAGGAACTCCGACAAATACGTGTCCTATAAAGATTTAAAGCCGTTGACGGCCGACCTGAAAGCCGTTTACACCGCCCGTCGACGAATCTTCGGCTCTTGATGTGCTGGACGGCTTCGCTGAGAAATGGGATGCGAAGTACCCGAAGATATCAAAGTCGTGGTGGGAAAACTGGGCCGGCCTCAGTATATATTTCAAATACCCGCAGGAGATTAGATAGTGTCTACACGAGAGAAGTGATATAATGGCGTCGAGAAGGGAGAGTCATTATGAATAATGCTCAACATCGACATGATATCGACGACAAAGCATGGGCGAAACTGGAACCCATGCTGCCCGGTCAACGTGGACAGTGGGGCGGTATAGCCAAGGATAATAGGAGATTTATCAATGGGGTATTTTGGATTCTTCGCACTGGCGCGCCGTGGAGGGACTTGCCGCCCGCCTATGGGAAATGGGGCACGGTGCATCAGCGCTTCCGCCGCTGGAGAGACAAGGGCATATGGGATAAAATCCTTGAGGCATTGATAGACGACCCTGATTACGAATGGCTCATGATAGATGCAAGCCACTGCAAGGTTCATCCGCACGCTGCCGGTGCAAGAGGCGGCAATCAGGATATGAGCCGCACAAAAGGGGGCTCAACACCAAGATTCACCTTGCCGTGGATTCGTCTGGTATGCCGGTCAGAGTTATTATCACAGAGGGCACCAGAGCTGATTGCAAGGAAGCTGTACATCTTATTTCAGGGATAGAGGCGGAGAATCTTCTGGCGGATAGAGGCTATGATACGGCAGAGATAATATCGCACGCTACCGCCGCCGGGATGAACGTCGTGATCCCACCGAAGAAAAACCGTAAAATTCAACGCGACTATGACCGTTATCTCTACAGGATAAGACATCTTGTAGAGAATGCGTTTCTATGGCTCAAACGCTGGAGGGGCATCGCTACACGCTATGCGAAGAACACGGCGTCATTCTTAGCCGCCGTCCAGATCCGATGTATTGCAATTTGGCTCAATGTTTTAACATAACTCGTGTAGACACTGTCTAGAAGACTGATGATATACACCACCAATACCCATAGAGGGCTTCAATCGTCAGCTGAGAAAAGTGACAAAATCAAAATCAGCCTTTCCTACAGACGACAGTCTCTTGAAAATGCTGTATTTGGCGATGAAGGACGTCACGAAGAAATGGATGGGCAGGCGTCAGGATTGGAGCGTCATCCATGCCCAGCTGGGCGTGTTCTTAGCAGAGCGCATGCCGGACTGAAACGGTATGGACGTGTACTATAACAGCCAGGCGCCATGCCTAGGGGGCAAGGCTCCGCTTGGCGGCTGGGTTCCAGTTGCCTTGATAAGCGGCATCGCCGGCGCTAACTTATAGACAAGGCGGCAGGGTAGTAAGCCGCTGCCGCCTGTCAAAAATCACGTTCTATTCGCACCGTTCGAGGGCGTTTACACAAAATATGGGGAAGACCCTTTTATTCGCCGGCCTGGCTTTGTTTATTTAAAAGAGCCGTATCCAGCCGACGGGCTGAGCACGGCTCTTTGATTCAACGCGATCCGCCGTCTTATCGAAAGCCTTCAAGCGCGCCCGTCTTTTATTGCCTGGGCGCCGCGCGGTCAGTCTGAAAGGTCGGCCAGCTTGGCCTTTACGCCTTCGAGAGCGCTGAGCTTTTTCTCAAGCTCCTTCGAGATTTCGGCGTCGCAGCAGAGCTGAAGGACCAAAAGCCCGGAGGGGGAGCACGTGCCGGGCGTCGACTGGTCGTGCAGCCCTAGCCTCGTCATTATGGAGCAGCCGTATTCCGTCAGGATGCGCTGCACCTCGACCGCGCTTTTGCCGCGGTCGGCGATTCTTACCGCCATGATCTGATAGCAGTTCATTATCAACCTCTCCTCTTTTTCGTATTTCGTAGCAATTAGAAAACAATTTACTTTATACAGTCTAACATATTTCAGAGGAGGAGGCAATTGAAATTTTTTGTTGTTGCTCTATGATAATGTCCCCCCATAATCGTTCTGAGATAACGCCACTATGAGGCAGATCATGATGAGTATGACATACAAGACCAGCTATAAAGACAGTCGAAACATCGCCCTCTCGCTGTCAGCAAAAGCAGCTTCGAAAGTTGGGAAGATTCGGATGAAACAAGGGCGGCCGCGAATCGCACGGTTCGCGGCCGCCGCAGCTAAGTGGTATATATTAGAAGTCTTGTTTTTCAGCGAATTACAGGGTTCAGGCCCGCCGGTCTTTAGCCGTGCCCTCCGCCGCCGCCTTTGCCGGAACCGCCAGCGCCGGCGGCTTCTTTAGCTTTTTTGAGCTTTTCCGCTCCTTCGTGTCCGGGGGCCTTCGGATCCTCGGAAGTGCCTAAGATTTTCGGTATCCAGTAATCTTTCGTTGCATCGACGATGTTGACTGTGGTTTCTGCCGCTCCTGAAATCCCGGTTACTACACCACTGGTGATGGATAGAGCACTGCCATAGAGGTTGATTTTTTTCAGATCCTTCCTAAACTCGGTACTGCTGTTATCTTCATCTACTACGACATCGGCAAAAGCTAAACTCGCCTCTGCCGTCTGAGTTATGCCAAGTGTGACTCCGAGCCCTATTGCCCCCAACATTCCCAGGACTGCTAATGTTGACACCGCCGGCGCGCCCAAAGCTACAGCTCCAGCCAGTGTGCCCACAGCTGACACGGTGCCGACTGCCGCAAAGGCGGCAGTCGCGAGGAAGACTGTAC
This genomic window contains:
- a CDS encoding transposase, whose translation is MYAKGMTTSDIVAHIRDIYGIDISDTTVSRITDRIFRQPKNGSSVRLKPSTR
- a CDS encoding transposase, encoding MLKTADVSSMDDIQNLFKETIAAFMENRLDAELEDELGYGRYDSKNKSTDNSRNGHGSKTLHTRFGDVGISVPLNRNSEFDPQIPKKNQTSIR